In the genome of Bacteroidales bacterium, one region contains:
- a CDS encoding DUF3078 domain-containing protein produces MRRFLVLSFILSFGLTNALTAQVTEAEAELKAQSKDTVEGWKTGGVLGVNFSQTALVNWAAGGQSSMSLNGIFSVFANYKRGKNVWDNSLDLGYGVLQQEDVKYAKKTDDKVDLLSKYGRRAYKNFYYSSLLNFKTQMATGYNYPTDSTRDKVSDFFAPAYLIGAIGMDYKPDNHLSIFAAPITTKFVFVNDTVLSNAGAFGVEKGKAYRGEFGGYIRAIYSKNDFEHVLLKNISFTTKLDLFSNYLENPENIVVNWETLIALKINKYINVNINTLLIYDDKINIGKDENSDGIIEPSEMKPRVQFKELLGVGLSIKF; encoded by the coding sequence ATGAGAAGATTTTTAGTTTTATCATTCATTTTGTCATTCGGATTGACGAATGCACTTACAGCTCAGGTTACTGAAGCAGAAGCTGAGTTAAAAGCTCAAAGCAAAGATACAGTCGAAGGTTGGAAAACCGGAGGAGTTCTTGGAGTTAACTTTTCACAAACAGCACTTGTGAATTGGGCGGCAGGAGGACAAAGTTCAATGTCTCTTAACGGCATTTTTAGTGTTTTTGCAAACTATAAAAGAGGTAAAAACGTATGGGACAACTCACTTGACTTGGGTTATGGAGTTTTACAACAAGAGGATGTGAAATATGCGAAAAAAACTGATGACAAGGTTGACCTCCTTTCTAAATATGGACGTAGAGCATATAAAAATTTTTACTATTCGTCACTTTTGAACTTTAAAACACAAATGGCTACAGGGTACAACTATCCTACAGATAGTACCAGAGACAAAGTATCAGACTTTTTTGCTCCTGCCTATTTAATAGGTGCAATTGGTATGGATTATAAACCAGATAATCATTTGAGTATTTTTGCAGCACCCATTACCACTAAATTCGTTTTTGTAAATGATACAGTCCTTTCAAATGCTGGCGCTTTTGGTGTTGAGAAAGGTAAAGCATATAGGGGAGAATTTGGTGGATATATCAGAGCTATATACTCTAAAAATGATTTCGAGCATGTGCTTTTGAAAAACATTTCGTTTACAACAAAACTTGACCTCTTTTCAAATTATTTAGAAAATCCTGAAAATATTGTTGTAAACTGGGAAACATTAATTGCCCTAAAAATCAACAAGTATATAAACGTTAATATCAATACCCTTCTAATTTACGACGACAAAATCAACATCGGTAAAGACGAAAACAGTGATGGTATAATAGAGCCCAGTGAAATGAAACCAAGAGTACAATTCAAAGAGCTTTTGGGTGTAGGATTGTCAATTAAGTTTTAA
- the mscL gene encoding large-conductance mechanosensitive channel protein MscL has protein sequence MKFLKDFKAFALKGNVIDMAVGIIIGAAFGKIVTSLVNDIIMPPLGLLIGGVNFSDLKVVMKEATEVAPAVTLNYGQFIQVVFDFLIVAVAIFMLIRVISVAKRKHEEKAEATPAPAPEPSNEEKLLEEIRDILKNR, from the coding sequence ATGAAATTTTTAAAAGATTTTAAAGCATTTGCCCTAAAAGGCAATGTTATAGATATGGCAGTGGGTATTATAATAGGAGCTGCCTTTGGTAAAATAGTTACATCTCTTGTAAACGATATTATCATGCCACCCCTGGGGTTACTTATTGGTGGCGTTAATTTCTCTGACCTTAAGGTGGTTATGAAAGAAGCAACAGAAGTTGCACCTGCAGTTACTTTAAATTATGGGCAGTTTATACAGGTTGTGTTTGATTTTTTGATTGTTGCAGTAGCAATATTTATGCTTATTAGAGTAATTAGTGTAGCAAAACGCAAACATGAAGAGAAAGCTGAAGCAACACCAGCACCAGCTCCTGAACCATCAAATGAAGAAAAACTACTTGAAGAGATTAGAGATATTTTGAAAAACAGATAG
- a CDS encoding HAD family hydrolase has translation MYSNSKIICFDADDTLWINEPIFRESEKRLHEVVREYISESELNKVLFQIETQNMELYGYGAKAFILSLIETALKVSNNRVAAVQIQQIIDIGKLHLNSPVTLIDGVEKVLSALYSNYRLILATKGDLLEQERKLEKSGLAKYFHHIEIMTEKNPENYIKLLKNLDVKASEFVMIGNSLRSDILPVVEIGGMAIYVPYEITWQHEKVTGEIDSTLFVQVEKISDILPYFSISN, from the coding sequence ATGTATAGCAACTCAAAGATAATTTGTTTCGATGCAGACGATACTCTTTGGATTAATGAACCTATTTTCCGAGAATCAGAAAAACGGTTACATGAGGTTGTAAGGGAATATATATCAGAGTCTGAGCTGAACAAAGTGCTGTTTCAAATAGAGACGCAAAACATGGAGCTATACGGATACGGAGCAAAAGCGTTTATTCTTTCACTTATAGAAACAGCTTTAAAAGTATCGAATAACAGAGTAGCAGCTGTACAAATTCAGCAAATTATAGATATTGGCAAGCTACATCTTAATAGCCCTGTTACTCTTATTGACGGTGTGGAAAAAGTGCTAAGCGCCTTATATTCAAACTACAGACTTATATTAGCAACTAAAGGTGATTTGTTGGAACAGGAGCGCAAACTTGAAAAATCGGGTTTGGCAAAATATTTCCACCATATTGAAATAATGACAGAAAAAAATCCGGAAAACTATATCAAGCTATTGAAAAATTTAGATGTTAAAGCCAGTGAATTTGTTATGATAGGTAACTCATTAAGGTCTGATATTCTGCCAGTCGTTGAAATAGGAGGAATGGCGATATATGTCCCTTACGAGATTACGTGGCAACACGAAAAGGTTACCGGTGAAATTGATTCTACGTTGTTTGTTCAAGTTGAGAAAATAAGCGATATCCTTCCATATTTTTCAATTAGCAATTAA
- a CDS encoding peroxiredoxin, with the protein MENNQVFSMPRIGDKAPEFKAITTQGEINFPKDYHGNWVILFSHPADFTPVCTSEFITFASMEEKFNKLNTKLLGLSVDGLYSHIAWLRTIQEKIEFNGMKNIEVKFPLIEDITMDVSKKYGMIMPGQSDTKAVRAVFIIDPKGIIRTILYYPISTGRNFDEIYRIVVALQTADEFEIATPADWRPGDDVIVPTAGSCGVAKARIEDKNLDCKDWFFCTKKLDKDAIMKKLIK; encoded by the coding sequence ATGGAAAACAATCAAGTATTTTCGATGCCACGTATTGGCGATAAAGCACCAGAGTTTAAAGCAATAACAACTCAAGGAGAGATTAACTTCCCGAAAGATTATCATGGGAACTGGGTAATACTGTTTAGCCATCCGGCTGACTTTACACCTGTTTGTACATCTGAGTTTATTACTTTTGCTTCGATGGAAGAGAAGTTTAACAAGTTGAATACTAAACTATTAGGTCTTTCAGTTGACGGACTATATAGCCATATCGCTTGGCTACGCACAATTCAAGAAAAAATTGAATTCAACGGTATGAAAAACATCGAGGTTAAATTCCCTCTTATTGAAGACATTACAATGGATGTGTCGAAAAAATACGGTATGATAATGCCGGGTCAAAGCGACACCAAGGCAGTTCGTGCTGTTTTCATTATCGACCCAAAGGGTATAATAAGAACTATTCTTTATTATCCAATTAGCACGGGACGTAATTTCGATGAGATTTACCGCATAGTAGTTGCACTACAAACAGCTGATGAGTTTGAAATTGCTACTCCGGCAGATTGGCGACCGGGAGACGATGTTATTGTTCCTACAGCCGGTTCGTGCGGCGTTGCAAAAGCAAGGATAGAAGATAAAAACCTTGACTGCAAAGACTGGTTCTTCTGTACTAAAAAGCTTGACAAGGATGCAATAATGAAGAAGTTAATTAAGTAG
- a CDS encoding transcriptional repressor, whose protein sequence is MSSNLNEILHNSGLKITPQRLKILESLIELKNHPTVETIKEHVHKNYPNIALGTIYNTLETFAEKGIVKKIKTEKDFVRYDVITECHHHIYCDKSERIDNYFDIELDNLLKEYFFKKPIEGWDIKEINLQISGTFKEKL, encoded by the coding sequence ATGAGTTCTAATTTAAATGAAATATTACATAATAGTGGATTGAAGATAACGCCTCAACGACTAAAAATTTTGGAATCGTTGATTGAGTTAAAAAATCATCCAACAGTAGAAACAATTAAAGAACATGTTCATAAAAATTATCCAAACATTGCATTGGGCACGATATACAACACACTCGAAACTTTTGCCGAAAAAGGCATAGTTAAAAAAATCAAAACCGAAAAGGATTTTGTTCGATACGATGTCATAACAGAGTGCCACCATCACATATATTGTGATAAAAGCGAGAGGATAGATAACTATTTCGACATAGAGTTGGACAATTTACTGAAAGAGTATTTTTTCAAAAAACCTATCGAAGGTTGGGATATAAAAGAGATAAACCTTCAGATATCAGGTACCTTTAAAGAAAAACTTTAG
- a CDS encoding glycosyltransferase family 2 protein — translation MTPISVVIITFNEEKNIGRCLESVKNIADEIVVLDSFSTDKTEEICLQHGASFFQHPFDGHIEQKNRAITYATYPHILSLDADEVLSPELEQSIKAVKENWQADGYYFNRLTNYCGKWIRHCGWYPDRKLRLWDSRKGKWGGVNPHDKYMLEPNAKQVFLKGDLLHYSYSSIAEHSRRSDNYSNIAAKAGFERGKRSTIFKIWLYPKWRFFRDYIIKLGFLDGFYGYLICKVNASTTFQKYVKIRQMRIDSKGKVDK, via the coding sequence ATGACTCCAATTTCAGTTGTAATAATTACTTTCAATGAAGAGAAAAATATTGGGAGATGCTTAGAATCTGTTAAAAATATTGCAGATGAGATTGTCGTACTTGATAGTTTTTCAACCGATAAAACAGAGGAAATTTGTCTGCAACATGGTGCTAGCTTCTTTCAACACCCGTTCGATGGTCATATCGAACAAAAAAACCGAGCTATTACATATGCAACTTATCCACATATATTATCGTTAGATGCTGACGAAGTGCTTAGCCCCGAATTGGAACAGTCAATTAAAGCCGTTAAAGAGAATTGGCAAGCCGATGGATATTACTTTAATCGCCTGACCAACTATTGTGGGAAATGGATAAGACACTGTGGCTGGTATCCCGATAGGAAATTGCGACTGTGGGACAGCCGTAAAGGAAAGTGGGGAGGAGTGAATCCTCACGACAAGTATATGCTCGAACCTAATGCAAAGCAGGTTTTTCTGAAAGGAGACCTTCTGCACTATTCATATAGTTCTATAGCAGAGCACTCAAGACGTTCTGACAACTATTCCAACATAGCTGCAAAAGCCGGATTTGAACGAGGAAAGCGGAGTACAATATTCAAAATATGGCTTTATCCGAAATGGAGATTTTTCCGCGATTACATTATCAAACTTGGGTTTTTAGATGGCTTTTACGGTTACCTTATTTGCAAGGTTAACGCCAGTACCACATTTCAAAAATATGTAAAAATAAGACAAATGCGCATTGACAGTAAAGGCAAAGTGGACAAGTAA
- a CDS encoding ParA family protein codes for MAKVIALANQKGGVGKTTTAINLAASLAALEKRVLLIDADPQANATSGLGYDARDVKSSIYECIINAVDPVSTMLDTEIEGLKLIPSNIDLVGAEIEILQLPNREYLMKNAISKLRNNFDYVLIDCSPSLGLITLNALTAADSVIIPVQCEYFALEGLGKLLNTIKIVQSKLNVELEIEGFLLTMYDSRLRLGNQIVEEVRNHFENMVFETIIQRNVKLSEAPSYGKPILLYDANSNGSLNYLNLAKELIAKNENV; via the coding sequence ATGGCAAAAGTCATTGCATTAGCAAATCAAAAAGGTGGAGTAGGAAAAACAACTACAGCAATAAATCTTGCAGCAAGTTTAGCAGCATTAGAGAAAAGGGTTCTTTTGATTGATGCAGACCCGCAAGCAAATGCGACGTCAGGGCTCGGCTACGACGCAAGAGACGTTAAATCAAGTATATACGAATGCATTATTAATGCTGTAGATCCGGTCAGCACCATGCTAGATACTGAAATTGAGGGATTGAAATTAATTCCTTCAAATATTGACCTTGTTGGAGCAGAAATCGAGATACTTCAACTGCCGAACCGTGAATATTTGATGAAAAATGCTATTAGTAAGCTTCGCAACAATTTCGATTATGTATTGATAGACTGTTCTCCATCGTTAGGATTGATTACTTTAAATGCACTTACTGCTGCCGATTCGGTTATAATACCTGTGCAATGCGAATATTTTGCGTTAGAAGGATTAGGAAAACTTTTAAATACAATTAAAATCGTTCAGTCAAAACTTAATGTTGAGCTAGAAATAGAAGGGTTTTTATTGACCATGTATGATTCACGTTTACGACTTGGTAATCAGATTGTTGAGGAGGTTCGTAACCATTTTGAAAACATGGTATTTGAAACTATTATTCAAAGAAACGTTAAGCTAAGTGAGGCACCAAGTTACGGTAAACCCATTTTGCTTTACGATGCTAATAGCAATGGCTCTCTAAACTATTTGAATTTGGCTAAAGAGCTAATCGCTAAGAATGAAAATGTATAA
- a CDS encoding ParB/RepB/Spo0J family partition protein, with amino-acid sequence MCAKKSALGRGLGALIEEAPRAQKPVQNSAVVEISLDLIDVNPYQPRTTFDEESLNDLASSIKELGIIQPITVRKTENGRYQIISGERRTRGARLAGLETIPAYVREADDQGMLEMALVENIQRQDLDAIEIAISYQRLIEECNLTQESLSERVGKSRQTIGNHLRLLRLPAEIQKGIRFGVISMGHARTLITIEDLELQLKIFEEIITKELSVRQVEDRIKEIKGNIKGLKSKDSKQKEKPQSELVEEYEKLQKSLTGRFQSPVELKRNTSGKGKIIIHFRNNTEFERILGMFENLNP; translated from the coding sequence ATGTGTGCGAAAAAGAGTGCTTTAGGGCGTGGTTTAGGGGCACTAATTGAGGAGGCTCCCAGAGCTCAAAAACCTGTTCAAAATAGTGCCGTTGTTGAAATATCCCTTGATCTTATAGATGTAAACCCGTATCAACCCAGAACAACATTTGACGAAGAGTCTTTAAATGATTTGGCATCTTCAATAAAGGAACTTGGTATTATTCAGCCAATTACTGTTCGTAAAACCGAAAACGGACGTTATCAAATCATTTCGGGTGAGAGACGTACACGTGGAGCACGTCTTGCAGGTTTAGAAACTATTCCCGCCTACGTTAGAGAAGCGGATGACCAAGGCATGTTGGAAATGGCTTTGGTTGAAAATATTCAAAGACAGGACTTAGATGCTATTGAAATAGCTATATCATACCAAAGACTGATTGAGGAGTGTAACTTAACTCAAGAGTCGCTAAGTGAACGAGTAGGTAAAAGTCGCCAAACTATAGGAAACCATCTGAGACTTCTACGTTTGCCAGCCGAAATACAAAAAGGAATACGTTTTGGCGTTATTTCAATGGGTCATGCACGTACTCTTATTACTATTGAAGACCTTGAACTACAGTTGAAAATTTTTGAAGAAATTATCACTAAAGAGCTATCAGTTAGACAAGTAGAGGATCGAATAAAAGAGATAAAAGGCAACATTAAGGGTTTAAAATCTAAAGATTCAAAGCAAAAAGAGAAACCTCAAAGCGAATTGGTTGAAGAGTACGAGAAACTTCAAAAATCTCTAACAGGTCGCTTCCAATCTCCTGTGGAGTTAAAAAGAAACACAAGTGGTAAAGGGAAAATAATCATTCATTTCCGGAACAACACTGAATTTGAGCGTATTTTAGGAATGTTTGAAAATCTAAACCCATAA
- a CDS encoding transglycosylase SLT domain-containing protein translates to MIHTFLLIATTVLFGNSSISHDDTVRSEQLFIEQQLMRDYDSLLMSFYVQKSLEDTVCSVGDTLFVSETAMDTTNIVVDLNDSTIMRQMSEMQVLFDVSYNHIVKAYIKVYSEKKRELTETVMGLSEYYFPFFESQLDAANLPLELKYLAVIESALNPRAVSRAGATGLWQFMYATGRYMGLEINSFVDDRRDVTQSTKAAIKYLKQLYSIYGDWTLALAAYNCGPGNVNKAIRRSGGRTNYWEIYYRLPRETRNYVPGFIAAMYVMEHAEDYNLIPKKINMPTLTDTIVIHKQLHLEQVSKVLNIPLSQLRDLNPQYRRDIIPATTSKKYPLRLPYEYAPRFIDNQDSIFKYNDTIYFNPNILVAAPVSSSYNGAPPSKNHKALYYTVAYGDNLGYISNWFDVRLSDLRDWNNIYKNRIRAGQRLLIYVPSSKYSYYDEFNKLDFAAKQKRKGIVVNTDKTTEKTDTQSDTSGKYLYYTLKKGDTLWEIAKKYEGVTDRDLLRINGLTDGKSLKPGQQIKIKRLD, encoded by the coding sequence ATGATACATACATTTTTGCTAATAGCCACTACTGTTTTATTCGGAAATAGTAGTATTAGTCACGACGATACCGTCAGAAGTGAACAACTATTTATAGAACAGCAACTTATGCGCGATTACGATAGTCTTTTGATGTCGTTTTATGTGCAAAAATCGCTAGAGGATACAGTTTGCTCGGTTGGCGACACCCTGTTTGTCTCAGAAACAGCTATGGATACAACAAATATTGTGGTTGACTTGAATGACAGCACAATAATGAGGCAAATGTCTGAAATGCAAGTGCTTTTCGATGTTTCTTATAATCACATAGTTAAGGCATATATAAAAGTCTATTCTGAAAAAAAACGTGAATTGACAGAAACCGTTATGGGGTTGTCTGAATATTATTTTCCCTTTTTTGAAAGTCAACTTGACGCCGCAAATTTACCACTTGAATTAAAATATCTTGCAGTAATAGAGTCAGCCCTTAATCCTCGCGCTGTTTCACGAGCCGGTGCAACAGGACTATGGCAGTTTATGTACGCAACAGGAAGATATATGGGGTTAGAAATTAACTCGTTTGTAGATGACAGACGCGATGTTACTCAATCGACCAAAGCAGCAATAAAATATCTAAAACAGCTATACTCAATTTATGGCGATTGGACATTAGCTTTAGCTGCATACAATTGCGGTCCAGGAAATGTCAATAAGGCAATCAGACGTTCGGGAGGTCGCACAAATTATTGGGAAATATATTATCGCCTGCCACGTGAAACTCGTAACTATGTGCCAGGATTTATTGCAGCAATGTACGTGATGGAGCATGCTGAGGATTATAACCTTATACCCAAAAAGATCAATATGCCGACGTTAACAGATACAATTGTTATTCATAAACAGTTGCATTTAGAGCAAGTTTCTAAAGTTCTCAATATCCCTTTAAGTCAATTACGAGATTTGAATCCACAATACAGACGAGATATAATTCCAGCGACAACTAGCAAGAAATATCCGTTAAGATTGCCCTATGAATATGCACCTCGGTTTATCGACAATCAAGACTCTATTTTTAAGTATAATGATACGATCTACTTTAATCCGAATATACTTGTAGCAGCACCTGTTAGTAGTAGCTACAATGGTGCTCCTCCTTCAAAAAATCATAAAGCGCTCTATTACACAGTTGCTTACGGTGATAATTTAGGATATATTTCAAATTGGTTTGATGTAAGGTTGAGTGATTTGCGTGATTGGAATAATATATACAAAAATCGTATTCGGGCAGGTCAACGCTTGTTGATATACGTGCCATCATCGAAATATAGTTATTACGATGAGTTTAATAAACTCGATTTTGCTGCAAAGCAAAAAAGAAAGGGTATTGTAGTTAATACGGATAAAACTACAGAAAAAACTGATACTCAAAGCGATACATCTGGAAAATACCTTTACTACACTCTAAAAAAAGGCGACACCTTGTGGGAAATTGCAAAAAAATATGAAGGTGTAACAGATCGTGATTTATTGCGTATCAATGGGTTAACTGATGGAAAAAGTTTAAAACCAGGTCAGCAGATAAAAATTAAAAGATTAGACTAA